The following proteins are co-located in the Apium graveolens cultivar Ventura chromosome 5, ASM990537v1, whole genome shotgun sequence genome:
- the LOC141724236 gene encoding pentatricopeptide repeat-containing protein At1g02150: MLLQSTLPQPKLYPQHFPTNTNASYSYSLQFPSGFCNSTNFSTRNHPFCITCYVPQIHNYGTMDYENKPPLKWSYYYKRISLMENPEKGAASILNQCENEGKRFTKWELCRVVKELRKFRRFKLALEVYEWMNTRADRFRISTSDTAIQLDLISKVQGISDAEDYFVRLPDSLKDKRVYGALLNSYVRAKKKKKAESMISQMKGRGYASHALPYNVMMTLYMNFKDYDKVDFMVAEMIERQIPLDIYTYNIWLSSCGSQGSAEKMEQVFEQMKLDSTINPNWTTFSTMATMYIKMGQVEKGEEYLRKVEGRITGRDRMPYHFLISLYGSSGNKEETLRAWNNYKKTFPTIPNLGYHAIISSLVRVDDIEMAEKIYEEWLAVKSTYDPRIANLIMGWYVRNGNFEKAEEFFQDIVDVAGGKRNPTTWEILGEIYINKKRISEALSCLQEATLVEGSKFWKPKPTNVSSILTLCKQEGDKDSKEVLLGILKNLGCLNDEVYASYISKNESGVSDDLPTEKDGADDVEDNAEVFLNQLQGTL, encoded by the exons ATGCTACTCCAATCCACTCTTCCACAACCCAAACTCTACCCTCAACACTTTCCCACTAACACCAATGCATCCTATTCTTATTCTCTTCAATTCCCGTCTGGATTTTGCAATTCTACCAATTTTTCAACTCGCAACCACCCTTTTTGTATTACTTGTTATGTACCACAAATTCACAACTATGGAACTATGGATTATGAGAATAAGCCTCCTTTGAAATGGAGTTATTATTATAAGAGGATATCTTTGATGGAAAACCCAGAAAAAGGTGCTGCTAGTATCTTGAATCAGTGTGAGAATGAAGGCAAGAGGTTTACGAAATGGGAGCTTTGTAGAGTTGTTAAGGAGTTGAGGAAGTTTCGCCGTTTCAAACTTGCCCTTGAG GTGTACGAGTGGATGAACACAAGAGCAGATAGATTTAGAATATCTACAAGTGATACTGCAATTCAGTTGGATTTAATATCAAAAGTTCAAGGAATTTCTGATGCCGAAGATTACTTTGTGAGGCTACCAGATTCTTTAAAAGACAAAAGGGTCTATGGGGCACTGCTAAATTCATATGTGCGTGcgaaaaagaagaaaaaagctGAATCCATGATTTCACAAATGAAGGGTAGAGGATATGCTAGCCATGCACTTCCATACAATGTGATGATGACCCTCTATATGAATTTTAAAGATTATGATAAAGTTGATTTCATGGTTGCAGAAATGATAGAAAGACAGATACCCCTAGATATATATACTTACAACATCTGGCTATCTTCTTGTGGATCCCAGGGATCTGCTGAAAAGATGGAGCAAGTATTTGAACAGATGAAGCTGGATAGTACTATTAATCCTAATTGGACAACTTTTAGCACAATGGCAACAATGTACATTAAGATGGGGCAGGTAGAAAAGGGTGAAGAGTATTTAAGGAAGGTTGAGGGTAGAATCACCGGTCGAGATCGGATGCCTTACCATTTTCTGATTAGTCTATATGGTAGCTCTGGTAATAAGGAAGAGACGCTACGGGCCTGGAACAATTACAAGAAGACTTTTCCCACGATTCCAAATTTAGGGTACCATGCTATTATATCATCTTTAGTGAGGGTGGATGACATTGAAATGGCCGAAAAAATATATGAAGAATGGCTCGCAGTTAAGTCAACATATGACCCTAGAATAGCAAATCTTATAATGGGATGGTATGTTCGAAACGGAAATTTTGAAAAAGCGGAAGAATTTTTCCAAGATATAGTTGATGTTGCAGGGGGGAAGCGAAATCCAACTACATGGGAGATACTTGGAGAAATTTATATAAACAAGAAGAGGATTTCCGAAGCACTGTCTTGCCTTCAGGAGGCTACTTTAGTTGAAGGATCCAAGTTCTGGAAACCAAAGCCAACGAACGTGTCTTCCATTCTCACGCTCTGCAAGCAAGAAGGCGACAAAGACAGCAAAGAGGTTTTGTTGGGAATATTGAAGAATTTGGGTTGCCTCAATGATGAAGTTTATGCATCATATATTTCTAAAAATGAGTCGGGGGTTAGTGATGATTTGCCAACCGAAAAAGATGGAGCTGATGATGTCGAAGACAATGCTGAAGTTTTTCTTAACCAGCTGCAGGGTACTTTGTGA